A part of Myxococcales bacterium genomic DNA contains:
- a CDS encoding tRNA-(ms[2]io[6]A)-hydroxylase — protein MRLRSKTSPEWLETVLGDFDRFLVDHALCERKASALAMSLVAHYPDKKDLVSAMIDLAIEELDHFKQVFALIVERDLFLGADEKDDYVNRLRRFIRKSSDEYFLDRLLIASIIECRGTERFQLVAQGLSDPRLKEFYMEFWRAEARHAGLFLRFAKKYFPADVVEERYDYLLDQEAVIVESLPLRAAVH, from the coding sequence ATGCGCCTGCGCTCAAAGACAAGCCCTGAATGGCTTGAAACGGTATTAGGTGATTTTGATCGCTTTTTAGTCGATCATGCCTTGTGTGAGCGTAAGGCCTCTGCGCTGGCCATGTCATTGGTGGCCCACTATCCCGATAAAAAAGATCTTGTTTCAGCCATGATTGACCTTGCCATTGAAGAGCTTGATCATTTTAAACAGGTGTTTGCCTTAATTGTTGAAAGAGATCTTTTTCTGGGTGCAGATGAAAAAGATGACTATGTCAATCGTTTGCGCCGTTTTATAAGAAAATCTTCTGATGAGTATTTTTTGGATCGTCTGCTGATTGCAAGCATTATTGAGTGTCGCGGTACTGAGAGGTTTCAATTGGTAGCCCAAGGCTTAAGCGATCCTCGTCTCAAAGAATTTTATATGGAATTCTGGCGCGCCGAAGCCCGTCATGCAGGATTATTTTTGAGGTTTGCCAAAAAATATTTTCCCGCTGACGTAGTAGAAGAGCGCTATGACTATTTGCTTGATCAAGAGGCTGTCATTGTGGAATCTCTGCCTTTGCGAGCAGCGGTTCATTAA
- the rpsN gene encoding 30S ribosomal protein S14 yields MSKRHLAREIKRKKLIDRFQTRRDELRSKQVDPSLSDEERMEASLKLNALPRDSSPSRYSRRCAATGTSRSVYRKFELNRISFRNMALAGLLPGVTKSSW; encoded by the coding sequence ATGAGTAAAAGGCATTTGGCGAGAGAAATAAAAAGAAAAAAATTGATTGACAGATTTCAAACACGTCGGGATGAGCTGAGATCTAAGCAAGTAGATCCTAGTTTGAGCGATGAAGAACGCATGGAGGCAAGTTTGAAGCTCAACGCTTTGCCTAGAGATTCTTCGCCATCACGCTATAGTCGTCGTTGTGCGGCCACTGGAACCTCTCGTTCAGTATACCGTAAGTTTGAACTCAACCGTATTTCTTTCAGAAATATGGCATTGGCTGGTTTGTTGCCTGGTGTAACCAAGTCAAGCTGGTAA